AAAGTCACGCCCTGCAaatcaaatgtttttcaaaaaaattctgTTTCCCCATATCGATCAAAAgcctttaaaattaataaaaatttctaggttaaaagtttttcttaaaaaaatttggaAGCTACTGAATATCCAGTTCTCTTTTAAcactcttcccctccccactacCCCTCTTTTTGATAAAGTGGTAaagacataaataatttttttttctaaaaagaaaagtgagttACCTTGAGCCCTGCTTCAGTGAGTTCTAGGCAAtatctgtttctttcctttgtttccacATTGATATAGGCCACATCATCTGCACACCGCAGGCTTTTTGAGACAAACATGTTGTTAACAGCAAAGAGAACATCATTTACAACTGCTTCAGCTTCTAGCCTCATGTCTTTCATGTCAGTTCCTTCAAAACCATTAAGCTCTGAACCTTCTTCAAATCCTGACATACTGCTTAGCTCCATGGGATTACAGTCTGTTTccattctgtaaaaaaaaaaaagcagttataaaatgtgtttatagAAAGACATTCAAACTACATTTGATTAAAATTAGCTATGTCTTACAATTGCTACTTAGTACAAAACACTAGCTAACAATTTTTAGGAAAAATACTATCTAAAAACATTTCTAGTGGTTTTTCACAGCAAAATCACAGACACCCAcagattttcaaaaaaagaatCTCCCTTCTCCACTTACCCTCAACAGGTCAATTTCCATATTGATAAGCATTTAGAATATTGTgttttttagctattttgaataatgcctCAGTAGCAATCctagtacatatttttaaatgtataattatttctCTAGGACAGATATTTAGGActgaaattgctgagtcaaaggaCATACTTATTTTAACTTAATAGATACTGTCAATTTACCTTGCAAAAAAAGAGTATGACTTATACTTTACCAACAGAATATGAGGGACTGTACTCTTTTTCACCTCTTcccaattcttttaaatttttgccaattTAAGAGGCAAAGAATGATAGCTCATTGTTGTAATATGTATTTCCTTGAGTAAACATCCATTTGGatgtttaaaggatatttttagtTCTAAGATCATACAGTTGCAATAagcagaaatggaaataaatctaAATTGCATGAAATCAGAGTGCAAGTCTTTACCTACCACAGTATAGTACCTCTCAGTAGTTCCTTTTATGACTTCTGGATTGGGGTTCTGCTCTACACCTTCCCCATCCCacgattacattttaaaaatcccctAAATTCTCGTTGTATCTGAATTTAACtcatccatctggaatttattttgcataactttattttccaaatggatAGCCAACTGTACCAATATCATTTACTGAATAACTCATCTTTTCACCACGAATTTGAACTGACTCAaatgttatattttgaaaaatattatctcTAATTTCTCATGCTAACTTGATCCAATATTACTGCCAGGCTGCTGTGTGGTTTTAGCTTTTCTTCTGTGACTGGGGTTAAAAAAGATCTTCCTGGCTATATGTATTGTTAAAATTTGAAACATATGAATGAGAAAAGTTAATGAATGTGCAAGTGCTTTGGAATGCACAAAAGGCTTTACAGAACAAGTTATGGTGAGCTATTGTGCTTTCTTTTTGCTTGGCAGGTTTTAAAAGTAAAGTTTCACTTCTCTGATATGGATTAAGCATCTGCTGTCGTGAATGAAGCGTAACTCTTCACTCACGTATTCAATCAACATTCATTTCCTATCTTGACTGTGGTCAAGGTCTAGTCCCACCCCCTCAGCACACCGGAGTTAGATTAGACTGGTAATAAACTCATCgtattttaagagacaaggtctcaccatgttgcccaggctggcgggcagtggttattcacaggtgtgatcactGTGCACTAtagcctagaactcctgagctcaagccatcctactacctcagccgcctgagtagttgagactacaggctcaagccaccacacctggcccttaaatgcatttttagaaggagtctcaatttttttctgacaATATGGACAATTTTTATGGGCATTTATTTAAACCACTGATCTGGTACATTGCACAATCCATCGCTATTTCCAAGTTATGCTCTATTTGTGTAATATTCAAAACCCCTCAAGATAGTGACATTCAAAATCCTTTAAGCTAGTCATTAGAATTACCTGTAGAGCTTATAAAATTACAGATACATTTTCCTCactgcagaaaaacaaaatcaaaatctcTGGAAGACGAGTTATTTTTTTCAGAGCTCCTGAGTGATTTTGCTGTGCAGCCACTGCTCTAAATTACCAGCAAAAATCTTAAGAAGCTGGAATTCCTACAGCTGAATGTCATCTGCACATTACAAAAGTCAGAACTACTTGCTGAATGCAATTTATAATAACGTATGTAAAGCTATCTCAAAAAATTACATAGCAAATGTAGAATGTATTCCTCCAATCTCATTTCaattaataatatgttttaaagaCTCCTTATCTTGTCTCTCATAGCACTTTACAGAATTAGTCACTCGCTACAAACAACAGAAGTTAATTATAAAATTACCAATTATTGCTGGAGCAATCTGTCGGGTAACTGAAAGCTCAAATTGACTTcttatattggaaaaaaaatttggctTCCCAGATTTTACCTTATTCCAAAAATAATCAGTATACTGCTTAAGATATTTGGtcttatatatacaaaatgagcCCTTTCTTTTTTACATAGTTTTGAAGATTTAGAAATGACTACTATAAATCTCTTGACATCATGAATATCAAACATCTTAATTTTGCTTAAGTTATCAAGTACTTCAATTAGAGATGTCAGAAATGATGATCAttacataaaaagatgtttatatgagaaagttttacatttataaaggttttttttaagcAAGAGTGTAACTCATTGCAATTAGGACCTTGATGATGCAGAAAGATCAAGAATCCAGTACTTGAAGGGAAGAAATCCTCACAGGTCAGTGAAGTAGGTCACCAAACAGTTGTGATAATTAGCACCGAGCTGCAAAAAAGAGGAAGACACCTTTCCTAAGACTGAACTTTTAAGACACTTTCCCTGAAATGTCTTTGAATAACATACAATTTAGAACTTTTGATGATACATTTAAATTAAAGTAATGGGGCattacataaataacatttttagctattattttaaggtatgacTACAACTTGTTTTGTGTTGGTTGAAACAGGTTCTTGATTATTTACCAATATTCTCTTCCCTGCCTACGACCACCCATATTTTTTTCCAAGGGCAACCATAATGCTCCCTTCCCGGGCTAAGCAAAGTAACCAAGCAATTTGGCTGAGATTGACTCCAATCCCCAGATACAGACTCTTCCAAACTAATTAATACATGAAATTCTTCCTGGtcactatttttttgagacagagtctcactctgttgcccaggctggagtgcagtgacgtgatcttggctcactgcaacctccgccttccgggttcaagcgattctcccgcctcagcctcccgagtagctgggattacaggcctggctaatttttgtatttttagtcaagacaaggtttcaccatgttggccaggcttgtcttgaactctcgacctcaagcaatccgcctgccttagcctcccaaagtgctgggattacaggcatgagccactgcgcctggccttcttgGTCACTTTAATCAGAATAGTTCAGTCACAGCACACAGCTCAAGCTGTTCCAAGTAGCCATGTTGAGATGGGGCCACTAGCCCAAGCATGATGCtgacaacagaaaaaaacagagccAAGAGATTCACAGAGAAATGTGGCCAGAGCCCATGCTGGTTTCCC
The sequence above is drawn from the Nomascus leucogenys isolate Asia chromosome 22a, Asia_NLE_v1, whole genome shotgun sequence genome and encodes:
- the GSKIP gene encoding GSK3B-interacting protein — translated: METDCNPMELSSMSGFEEGSELNGFEGTDMKDMRLEAEAVVNDVLFAVNNMFVSKSLRCADDVAYINVETKERNRYCLELTEAGLKVVGYAFDQVDDHLQTPYHETVYSLLDTLSPAYREAFGNALLQRLEALKRDGQS